DNA from Algisphaera agarilytica:
ATCCTGCGTGGGCACCATGTTCTCGGCGACCAGCGGGTTGGGCTCGTGGGCCCAGTTGTCGGTCCACTCGGTGTTGGCGGTGATCACTTCGAGGTTGGGGACGTTGGAGAAGACCTTGTCGAGCAGCTCGATGCCGCAGCCGTTGGACGCGTCGACGAAGAGCTTGAGCGGGCGCTTGAGCTCGCCCATGAAGCCTAGGATGTGGGCGCGGTAGGCGTCCCAGACGTCGGCTTCTTCGTAGCTGCCCACGGGCTCGGGGCAGTCGCCTTCGAGGCTGCGGGCGATGGCTTCGATCTCCTTGAGGCCGGTTTCGGCCCCGACGGGCTTGGCGCCTTCGCGGGAAATCTTGAAGCCGATGTACTCGATGGGGTTGTGGGATGCGGTGCACTGCACGCCGCCGACGCCGCCGAGGTGGGGGATGGCGAAGTACTGGATCGAGGTGTCGCATCGGCCCAGGTCGACCACGTCCATGCCCGCGGCGCGGATGCCCTTGATCAGGGCTTCAGCCATGCTCGGGGCGGCGGGCCGGTGGTCGCGGCTGACGACGAGCTTGCCCTGGCCGTTCTGCTCTTTGAGGTACTGCCCGGTGGCGTAGCCGACCTTCCAGCCGGCGTCTTCGTTGAGGGGATCGGGGTAGAGGGCGCGGACGTCGTAGGCTTTGAAGATCTTGCCGATCATGGGGGTTCCTGAGCGGTGGGGGGAAAGCGTGTCGGGAAAGGCCGGGTCGGGGCCCAGCCACAGGCCAAAAGATCATAACGGCGGGCCCCAACAGCCGCGACCGACCGCCACGTGCGAGCCGATCTTGACGTGTTTCTCACGTCTGGGACAACGATGGAGCTCCGAAACGCGGGGCAAACTTGAATCCCCGTCTGACCGCGCCGACACTATATAAATGGATAAGCGTTTTCTCATGGTGGGCGGCGGCCTGATCGCGGCGATCGCGGTGGTGACCCTGGCCATCCTCGTGGGCGGGCCCAGCCAGTCCAAGCCCGCCGGCCCCAAGCCCACGCCCCCCACCCTGGTTAACCCCGGCATCTCCGCCGAGGACCTCAACAACCCGCCCGTGGGGATCCAGGACCCCGTCGAAGTCATCCGCGAGTTCGAGATCTACCGCGAAGACGGCGACTCGGTCACCGTGTTCACCGGCGAACAGGTCGTGCCCCAGCCCAACTTCGTCTCCGACGTCGTCCGCCCCACCGCCGAGATCCATTCGTCCAACAACCGCGTCATCCGCATCACCGCCGATGCCGGCCGGTTCTACCACCCCGGCAACGAGCCCACCCGCGGCGAGTTCCACCAGCACACCGTCGTCACCCAGTTCCAAGCCCCCGACGGCGAACGCCTCGACCTGACCACCGACCAACACGTCCAGTTCCGCCTCTACCTCGACGAGCTCACCCGCTTCGACCGCGAGAACGGCCAGATCCAATCCGATGGCCCCGTCCGACTTGTCGGCCCCACCATCGACTTCACCGGCCAAGGCCTCGACCTCACCTTCAACCTCCTGGACCAACGCGTCGAACGCCTGGTCATCGCCCAGGGCGACGAGCTCCGCCTCGCCCAAAACTCCACCTTCACCCAACCCGGCTCCCCCACCCCCAAGCCCAGGGCTGCGGAGCAAAGCGACAAAGCCCCGGATACCACCCCTAGTTCCCCAAACCAAACCCCCACCACAACCGCCCAACCCTACCGCGTCGTCCTCCACGACAACCTCGACATCAACGTCGGCCCCGACAACACCACCCTCACCGGCGATCGCCTGGAAGTCCTCTTCACCCTCGCCCCCGACGCAGACGACAACCCCAACAACCAACCCAGCGCCGCCAACGCCCACCCCACTCCCCCAACCCCCAAGCCGAGGGCTGCGGAGCGCAGCGACAAAGCCCCGGATCACCCCCAAACCACCTACTACATCTCCACCACCCCCACCCCCCAACCCCGCGCCCTCCTCACCCCCTCCCCCGACGACATCGTCGTCAAGTGGACCGGCCAACTCGAACTCAAACCCATCCACCCCAACCCCACCAACCAACCCCCCAAGCCGAGGGCTGCGGAGCAAAGCGACAAAGCCCCGGATCCCGATTCCCCCCCCGCCCCCGACCAAGCCGTCCTCACCCTCCACGGCACACCCGCCGTCCTCAACAACCCCGCCGAAGACCAGCACATCACCGCCGCCTTCGTCGGCTACCGCACCGACGGCAAAACCGTCTTCGCCCATAGCTCCGACTCCCACGCGCTGACCATCAGTTCCCCCGAGCTCGGCAACCTCCAAGCCACCGCCCTCACCCTCAGCGATACCGAAGGCGCAGGCCAAATCCTCGGCCCCGGCCAACTCAACGCCGACGAACAAGGCCTGCGCGTCAGCTTCACCGACCGCCTCGAACTCGACTTCCACCGCGACGCCGATGACGCGTTGTCCGACCTCAAGTCCGCGACCTTCCACGGCAACGTCAACGCCGTTGCCGAGTCCGACGACCCCGACCAGCAACTCGACCTGACCAGCCAATCCCTCGCGCTCACCCTCACCCCCGACGCCGAGGGCAAGGTCCAACCCTCACACCTCCAGGCCCTGGGCAACGCCCAACAACCCGTCCTCGCCAAACAACCCAACACCACCTTCCAAGCCAACTCCCTCGACGTCGACCTCGCCCCCAAGCCGAGGGCTGCGGAGCAAAGCGACAAAGCCCCGGATACAGACACCGACCAAATCCAAATCACCCGCCTCCGCGCCCTGGGCAACATCACCGTCCAGCTGATCGAAGAGCAAACCACCCTCACCGCCCACGCCCTCGACGCCGACCCCAACCGCGGCCGACTCGAACTCTTCGGCGAAAACGACCAGACCTTCGCCACCCTCACCCGCGACGGCGCGACCCTCGCCGGCGTCCACCTCATCCTCGAAGAAAACGCCCAGACCGCCGACGCCCTGGGCCCCGGCACGTTCTCCGCCGACGTCGACGAAGACGACCCCACCGCCAAGCTCAACATCGCCTGGACCCAGTCCATGAACTTCGACAACACCCAGGGCAAAGCCAAGTTCGTCGGCAACGTCCGCTCCGCCTCCACCTCGGCGACCGACGACACCTCCCTCGACGCCCACACCCTCGCCCTCGAGTTCGTCCCCCAAGACTTCACCAACGAAAACGACCCCAACCCGAGCAATGCAGACTCCCCCAAGCCGAGGGCCGAGGATCGCAGCGACAAAGCCCCGGATCAAACCACCCCCGCCGCCCTCGATCTCCGCCGCGCCCACGCCATCGCCGACCCGGACAACGACGACCAGCAGGTCAACTTCACCGCCCAGACCTTCGCCGAAGATCAGCCCCAAGCCGACAAGCCGCTCACCCGCGTCACCCTCATCGGCCGCGAACTCATCTTCATCAATCAGCCGCCCAACCTCACCAACCAGACCACGATCGACGACAACATCACCATCGAACAGGTCATCGTCCCCACCCGCGGCCGAATGCTCCTCGAAGACTACCGCACCGCAGAAAAGCCGAGGGCTGCGGAGCGCATCGACAAAGCCCCGGATACCCCCAGCGCCTCCCCCATAAACTTCGCCGGCCGCGGCGTCACCCTCTTCGCCTGGGAAGACCAGCTCACCCTCGACGCCCAGGCCAACGACCTGCGTCTCGAGCAAGACGTCTTCATGCTCCACCGCCCGGACGACGGCAGCGAAGCGATCAAGCTCGACGCCCAACGCCTCGTCGCCGACCTCACCGAGACCGGCGGCCTGGGCGCCTACCTCAGCCAGGACAACTCCGCCCCGCAGGCCCAGATCCGCAAGGTCAACGCCGACGGCCGGGTCCGCGTCGCCCAAGGCCCGTCCAACGTCGTCGCCGACCACCTCGAATACGAAGAGTCGAAGCGCACCGTGCTGCTCTGGGCCGAGCCGCGTCGTGAAGTGGTCCTGAACCGCGACGACCAACCCAACGGCCGAACCACCGCCCGTGCCCTGCGATGGGACCTCGACAACGACCTCTTCACCGCGATCGACCCCGGCACGGGCGTGGTCCCGGTGGAGTAAGTTGTCTTTTGCTCGGATGAATCGGATGGGATCGGATCAAGGCAATCCCCATCCGACTGATCCGATTCATCCGAGCCAATGCCTTTACTTCTTCGGCGGCTGATACCGCGGGAAGAGCGCATCGCCCTTTTCGATCGGCGTGCCGGGCTGCAACTGGCCCCACTTCACCCAATCGTCGAGCTTGCCTTGGCCGCCATTCGCCGCCATCTGCTCGGCGTAGTCGCAGCCGATGCGCGACCAAAACTTCTCGCACGCATCGGGGATGAACGGCCACAACAACACCGACGCAATCCGCAACGCCTCGGCACAGTTGTAAAGAATCGTCCCGACCTCTGGCATCTTCTCGGGGTCTTTGGCGAGCGTGAATGGACGCGTATCTTCAATGTAAGCGTCAACATTCGTCACAGGCATTAGCGCACAACGACTAGCCTCCGACAAATCTGTTTTCTTAAAAGCTATCCGGTGTAAATCCCACCACGTCCTGTCGGACTTGGGAATATTCTCGTGGTAGTTGTGATCAGAACCGTTGATGGCAACCGCGTCTTGTAAGACACCATCAAAATATTTCCCAATCATGTTCGACACCCGCGAAGCGGAGTTGCCGAAGGTGTTTGCCAGATCGGCGTTGTACACCTCAATGTACTTATCTTCACTGAACTCCGAGTCCGTCGTTCCGAGCGGGCCCTGGGTGCTGAGGAAGTAGCGCAGAGCGTCGAGGCCAAACTCGTCGACCAAGGCATTTAAGGTTTCGGGATCTAAAAAATTGCCGGTGGATTTACCCATCTTCATCACGGCTTCTTCGCCGGTGTCGAGCCTGGCTTTGCTGACCCAGTAGCTGTGGCTGTAGACCTGCTTGGGCAGGTTGACCCAGTCGTAGCCTTCGCATTTCTGCAGGGCCATCAGCAGGGCCGGCCAGATGCTGGCGTGGAACCAGAGGATGTCCTTGGCGATGAAGTGGGTCGCGCCGCTCTGCCAGTAATGCCTTCGGTCGGGCGTGTCGACGTAGGTCAGGTAGTTGAACAGCGCATCGATCCAGACGTAAATCGTCTGCTCTTCGTCGCCGGGCACGGGGATGCCCCAGCCGCCGCTGCCGGTGCGGCTGATCGGTACGTCCTTGGCTTCCTTGATCCGGTTGACGATCTCGTTCTTCCGCGCGGTGGGCTGGACGAACTCGGGGTTCGCCTCGAAATGCTGGAGCAGTGCGGGGACATACTTCGACAGGCGGAAGAAGTAGTTCTTCTCGCTCTTCTTCACCAGCGGCTTGCCGTTGACCTCGGACTTGTAGTCGTTGTCCTTGGCTTTGTTTTCGGGGACGTATTCTTCCTGGCCCGCGTCGTACCAGCCGACGTACTCGCCCTCGTAGATGTCGTCCGAGTCGATCAGGGCTTTGACGTACTCGGTGACCTTGGCTTTGTGGTGGTCGGACGACGTGCGGACGAAGTCGTCGTTCGTCATTTCGAGCTTCTCGAACGTCGAGCGGAACTGCTCGGCGTTGAGGTCGGCCCACTCCTGGGGGGTCTTGCCGTGCTCGGCGGCCTTGTCGGAGACCTTGGCGGCGTGTTCGTCGACGCCGGTGAGGAAGAAGGTGTCATCCCCACGCAGGCGGTGGTAGCGGGCGACGACGTCGGCGACCATCGTCGTGTAGACGTGCCCGAGGTGGGGCTTGTCGTTGACGTAGTAGATCGGGGTGGTGACGTAGAACGTATTGGAGGGATCGGCGCTCATGGGACGGGGATTGTATGAAAATCGGGGGATTGAAGATTGGCGGTCCAAGACAGCGCTTCGCTTACCACGGAGGATAAGAGGCACGGAGACACGGAGAAAACCGAAAACCTGTATGAATTCCCTGCCTTGCTCCGTGCCTCCGTGCCTCCGCGCTCTCCGTGGTTAAGCGGAGCGCTGCCTTGCACGCCTTGAAATGGGGCTATGATCCGGCCACGTGCGTGCGATCAAGAGCCAGTTTTTTCTGTCGTTTACGGTGATGGGCAGCGTCCTGCCGTACCTCTCGGTGTTCCTGGAACAGCGGGGGCTAACGATGAGCCAGATCGGGTGGGTGCTGAGCCTGACCGGGGTAGCGGTGGTGGTGACGCCGGTGATCACCGCGGCGTTGGCCGACACCCGCATGCAGGGGCGGACGCTGCTGGGGCTCATGTTCGCCGGGTCGGGGCTGACGCTGGCCTGGCTCACCCAGGTCGACGGGTACTGGACGATCCTGATCGTGCACGGGCTATTCGCGCTGGCCTTTGCCCCCGTCACGTCATTGCAGGACGGGCTGTATTTCCAGCGCGGGGCCGAGCTCGAAGCCCGGGGCCAACCGGTGCAGGACTACCACATCGTGCGCGTGTTCGGCACGTTCGGCTTCATCGTCCCGTCGCTGCTGCTGTACTTCATCCTCCGCCACGAATCGGTGGACACCACCGCCTCGGTGTGGTGCGGCGCGGTGTGCTGCGGGGTGGGCGTGTTGAACGCGGTGCTGCTGCCGAAGATCGAACGCGCCGAATCGGAAGACCAGGACACGCCCAGCCGTAAGCGGCAGGGGCTGCCCACGGCCGCGGCGCTGCGGGCGTTGTGCGAGCCGCATGTGCTGGTGTTCTGCGTGGCGATGTTTCTCATCCACCTGGCGATCACCGCGTACTACGGGTTCTATCCGGTGTACCTCACCCAGACGGTGGGCATCGAGGCCCAGTGGGTCGGACTGATCGCGAACCTCGGCGTCGTGATCGAGATCGGCTTCATGCTCGGGTTCGGCTGGTTCATGCGCCACTGGGGGATACGCAAGCTCATGGTCGTCGGCGGGCTGTGCATGATTGTGCGGTACCTCCTGCTGGGCTTCTTCCCGAACGTGGGCGTGGCGGTGGGCACGCAGGTGTTCCACGGGATCATGGTGTTGGTGGTGCACGTCGCCCCGCCGATCTATCTGAACCGCCGGGCGGACAAAGCGTTTCGCAACTCGATCCAGGGGCTGTACGCGATGGTGGTGTTCGGGACGGGCCGGATCGCGGGCAACCTGATCGCGGGCTGGATCGCGGACGTGTCGCTCACGGCGGTGTTTCTCTACGCGATGGTGCTGACACTGATCGCGACAGCGCTGTTCGCGTTTGCGTTTGCCGATGGGGCGACGCATGCGAAGCACGGGGGTGGGGATGGGGGCGGGAGCGCTAAGCCGCAAGCGGCTTAAGGCGTAGGCGTCTATTTGACGGGTTTATCGATCACCCACGCGAGGGCGACGTCCCAGTCTTCTTCGAGTTCGTTGTGGGCGGGGTCGCGGACGATCTCGAGGCGGTATTCACCCTTGGCCAGCGAGGGGACATGAATATGTTCGACGTTGTCGACCCGGCTGGTGCTTTCGGCGAGCACGGACTCCTGGTCACCATCGATCGAAATCAAACGCAGATCGAGGTCGGCGATTCGTGCGCCGTCGAGCCAGACGGCGAGTTTTTCCTGGGTGTCTTTGCGGGTGGCGATGGCGACGCGGCCGTCGATCCGGCGGTGCCAGGTGATGGTGAACGACGCGGGCCCGGTGTCGATGGGCAGCTTGAGGCGGTAGCTCGCGGTGGCGTCTTGCTTCACCGTGGGGAACGACCAGCCGGCGAGGCGTTTGATCTGCTCGCCGGGGTTGGCCGGACCGGCGGCGAGGATGCGCAGCGAACGGTCGAGGTGGACCACCCCCGCGCCGAGGTGGTTGTCAAGCGGTTGCCCGGGCAGGGGCTCCCAGCCCTCGGGCTTGGTGGCGCCGCTGAGCAGCGCGGCCTTGATGACCTCGGCACGGTTGGCGGTGGGGTGGCCCGCGGCGACCAGGCGGTCGGCCTGTTCGAGCAGCAGCGCTGCGACGCCGGAGACGACGGGCGTGGTGTAGCTGGTTTGGCCGTGGGGCGCAACCAGGTCGGGCTTGGACCGGCCGGGCAGGTCGAGTGAGGTGACCCCGCCGGAGCTCTGGCCGCTGGTGCTGCCAACGGCGATGGCGTTGTAGGCGCTGCCGAGCAGCGCGGGGACGGGCGTATCTCGGCCGTTGTTCACGCCGACGCACATGATCACGTCGTGGGTGTCGACGAGGAAGTCCACGCGGCGGAGGACCATGGCCGCCTGGAGCTGGGGCGGCTCGCCGATCCAGGAGTGGGAATACACCCGGGGGTTGAACGGCGAGTCTGCGGGGGGCACGGGCGGCGCGACCGTGCCGGCGTTGAGCACGAGCTTGCCGATGAAGTCGTTGCTGGTCATGCAGTGGACGACCTCGACGCCGGGGGCGAGCCCTTTGCTGCCGTAGATGATGCGGGCGGTCTGGGAGGCGTGGGCGCTGGGGTTGGATTCGCCGGAGCGGAGGGAAAAAGCGACGGCGTCGTAGACCGGGCCGGTGAGGTCGGGGCGGTATTTGCCCGGCACACCCTCGACGTGGGCGAAGGGGATGCCGTGGCCGGTGGGCATATTGCGTCCCAGGCGGTCGGCGGCGGTGTCATAGCCGATGACTTCACGGATGATCCGCCGGCTGGGCGGCGCGGCGGAGGTCGGTGGGGTTGGCGATTGGGCCTGCGGGTCCTGGGTCTGAGCGAGTGCGGCCTGGGGGACCGTTCGGAAGGCTTCTCCGGGCCAGCCGCCGGCGAGGCCCGTGAAAAAGACGCCCAACAACAGCCCCTGCCCCACCCGAGATTTCAAGCGTTTTCGCATGCGTCTCAATTCTACGATGCGATCTGCGTTCGGTTCGTGGAGCGAGGGTCCGTGGCAAGTTATAGTGTCGTGTAGATCAGGTAACGCAGATCATGACGATCGGGCGGCCCGCGACGGGTCATCGGTCTTGCCGGCCGTCTGAGGCCTTTTCCGGGCGTCGGCGGGAACCCCCGCCAGGCCCGAAGCGTCTATGTGAAGAATGAAAAGTACGGAGACTTCCACCATGCCCCACCGCCCCGCCGCCCTTGCCCCCGCCCTGTTTGTGATTTGCTGGTCGCTCGTGCTGGCGTGCACCCCGGGCGTGAGCCAAGCCCAGTCCCCGACCCCGCCGTTCGACGCGGTGGTGATTGAGGCCAACACGATGGTGCGTTCGGGCGCCGGCCGGGCGTACTACGAGGTCGGCTCGCTGGAAGTGGGGGCCGAAGTGGTGGTCGAGGCCGAGCTGTTCGGCTGGTACAAGATCGAGTGCCCCGAGGGCGTGTACTGCTTTGTCGAACGCAAGAACGTCAACGTCCGCGGCGACGGCAGCCTGGGCGTGATCGAGACCGACGGCACCGCCATCAACGCGGCCCACGCCACCAAGGGCCCCGCCGACAGCTACCGCAAGCTCATGGACCTGGACGCGGGCGACACCGTCGAGATCGTCGACGAGGTGAACAACGCCTATAAGATCAAGCCGCCGAAGAACGCTTACGTCTTCCTGCCCCCCGGCTCGATCGAGCCCGCCGCCAACCGCGCCCCGGCCCCCGCGCCGGCCGAGCCGGTCGACCCCGAACCCGTGACGCCCACCGAACCCGCGCCCGCCCCTGCGGAAACCGAGCAAGCGCCCGAGCCGCCGGCACCGGTGGTCGTGAACCCTCCGGTGGAGCCGAAGCCCGCACCCGAGCCGGTGGTGGTCAACCCGCCCGCCCCCAAGCCCATCGATCCCGAACCCGTGACCCCGGCCCCCGCGCCCGAGCCCGCCCCGGCCGAAGTGGTCGAAGCCCCGTTGCCCGAACCCGAGGTCATCTCGTTTGACGAAGCGGTCGACCCCGTCGACGACAGCACCGCCGAGGCCAAGCCCGTGGACCTGCTCAACGACCCGACGGTCGATGTGCCCATCCCCGATGTGGAAGTCCAGACCGATGCGACCAACGAGATGCTGCGGGCGGTGGAAGTCGCGATGCTGCCCTACCTGAGCCTGCCCGTGGATGAACAGCCCATCGCCAAGATGGTCAAGGGCTACGCCGACGCCTCCCAGATTGCGCAGCTCAGCGACAGCGACATGGCCATCGTGCGGGCCCGCCTCACCCAACTCGAACGCAACCGCGAGCTCGCCTCCGCCCTGGCCGAAGCCGACGCGGTGACTGAAGAGATCAACGAAGGCCAGCCCGCCGCCAGCGAAGCCCCGGCGACCGACCCCCTGGCCGATGCCGAGACCCCTTCCGAAAGCGAAACAACCGACGCTGGCGACAGCCAGACGGATGCCGGTGACGAATCGGCCAGCACTGAGCCCAAGGCACCCACCCCGCCCGCGGTCCCGGCCGTGGCTTCGGAATACGACGCGGTCGGCATCCTCACCGCCTCCACCGTCCACACCGGTGCCAACCAGCCCGTGCTGCTCCGCCTGCTCGACCCGACCGGCAAACGCACAGTGGCTTACCTCGAGCCCAGCGAAGCGGTGGACACCGTCCAGATGATCGGCCGGATCGTCGGCATCGTCGGCGAATCGGTCTACGACCCCACCACCCGCCTCAACCTCATCCGCCCCACCCGCGTGGATGTGTTGAGCGCGAACTGAGCGTCGGGGTCCTCCGTTTAGCGGGCGGCACGAAGTGCCCCGCTAAGCCGTCGTCCGATCACCCCGCGCTATTTAAAACCACACGGAACACGCCGCGTCTCCCGCTCAACATGAGCCCGGATCGCACGACACGTTTCGCTTTAGTGTCAATCCCAAAAAAAAGATTCGCGTCCGTAAACCGCCCCCGCCGTTCCGGATGGTGGGTTTGTGCGGTTACGGTAAACCCGTAGTCCCCGGATAACGCTCTCCCGGTGTTATCTGCCGCCAAAGTCCCGACGATCTCCACGGTAGCCCGGCCCCATCAGTTCCTGGGGAACCCCGGCCCGAACGACTTACCGCAGGAGAATCGCGTGTCACAATCCCCCATCCGCATCGGCCAAATCCTCGTCGAAAACGGCGTGCTCACCGAACAGCAGGTCTTCGAGGTCGTTCAGGCCCAAAAAACCCAACAACTCCCCTTCGGCGTGCTCGCCGAGCAGATGTTCGACGTCACGCTGCAATCGATCGAAGCCGCGTGGATCGAGCAGTACCACCGCTTTACCGGAACCATCGACCTGTCCGAGCAGAAGTTCGACGCCGAGGCCCTCAAGCTCATCAGCCGTCGGCAGGCCTGGCAGTTCGAGATCCTGCCCATCGGTTTTGAGCCCAGCGGCGAGTTGCTCATGGCCGCGTCCAGCACCCGCCTCGCCCGGGCCGTGACCTTTGCCACCAACCGCATCAACCGCGTGGCCTACTTCCGTGTCGCCGAGTCGGCTCAGCTACGTATGTTCCTCCGCGAGCACTACCCCATGCCCGAGGTTTCGCAGAAGATCATCGAGCGTGCCCGCGACATGGCCGACGGCTTCGAGACCTGGCCGCACGACGAAGACGCCGACCTCAACGAACTGCTGAAGTCGGCGTGATCCGAACGCACGTGTCGGTTTAGCGGTCGATCAATGATCACCGGTTGCGCTTAGCTCAATTAAACGGATTATTCTTCAAATCGCTGCCCCCCGAGGTCGGCGATTTTTTCTTGTCGTCCGTGCCCGACTTATCGGCACCGCCCCAGGGCTCCATGACCAACTCGAAGTCCCGGCCGTCCCGCAAGATCATCGTGCCCCGCCAGACACCCTGGTCCTGCGGGAACAGGTCCAGCGGCTCATCGGACTCCTCGAGCGGCAGGTCTTTGATCTGCTGCACCTCAAACGCCTTCAACTGACTGGGCGTCGTGATGCGGATCGCCAACTGGTCTTCGGGCACGCCCAGCTCCGGCGTCCCGCTGGAGAAACGGATCGCTCGGCCATCGGCAATCAAACGCGTCACCCCCAGCGTGGTCCGCTCGGAGGTTTCGACCACCGCAGCGCCCTCCGCCCGGGCTTGGGCCACCGACGGGTCGCTACCGAGAATGGGGTCCGAGGCTCGGCCCACCCCGCCTTCGGCCGGAGCCAGACCCGTCACGATCATCACCAGGCGGTAATCGCCCGCCGCACTCCGGAGGCGCTGGGTGTAGATGTCTTTGCGTGCATCCACCCAGGCCTCAACCATGCTGTCGGACGTCTTGGTTTTGCGGTCATCCTTGAACCGCTCGAACATCTTATATTGCAGTTCACGGTCGCCGCCCGCCATGGCGGTCAGCGCGGCGAACGCCCCGGCGGCGAGTTGCTCGTCGGTGGCCACCGCGGCCTGCATCAGATTGCGTTCGCCGCCCGCGGCCTCGCCCCAGGCCGAGGGGTCGGGCAATTCACCCGCCGCCAGCTCCTGCGCAAACCAACCGATCACCCCGCCCCGGCCGCCGCCGGCTTCGTCCCGCATCAGGCCGGTGACCGGCTCGGGCCCGTCGCCCAGCGCCTCGTACACACGATTCGCAAACGTCTCGCGGGCATCGGGCTCCATCTCGCGGAGCGCCGTGTCGAACGAACGCTCCGAACCCCGCAGCACCCGCGCCGCGTGACGCGAGGCCGGCTGATCGCCTTCGACCACCACCCGCAGCAGCGAACCATCCGCCCGCGCCGCATCGGACTGCCGGGCCAGGAACGAGACCAACGACGAAGGCGTGCTCCGGGGATCACTCAACCCCGCGTCCACGATCATGGCCAGCGGGTCCGAGTCATCGGCCTCGGTCGCCGGGTTCGATCGGCGTGACCCCGAGGTGGGCCGGTCGGTCAATTCGAAGTGGCGCAGCACCAGCCAGCCCTTCTTGCGGAGCAACGGGTCGCCGGAGTTCAGCAGCCGGAACAACGAGTGGTTCGCCGAGTCCAGCGGGATACCCGAGGTGATCATCAGGTCCAGCGGCGCATCCTCGGCCGACTCGGACTCGCGGAAGACCATGCCGCTCAGACCGCGCGCCAACGGCGTGAGGATCGGGGCGGGTTCGTCGGCCCGGGCCAGCAAGTCCAGCGTACGGCTCACCACCGACGGGTCGTTGGAACCCAGCAGCTGGAGGTTCACCCAGCCCCCCACCACCTCCGGCTGTTCACCGGCCGAGCGCAGGACCGCCGCGACGGCCGCGTCGAAACGCGGCTTAGGCAGGTTGTCAAAGCGGACCCCGCTGATCACCGCGGTGACGGTTTGCTCGTCATCAGGAATGGTCACCAGGAACTGCTCGACCACCAGGCCCGCATCGGCGCCGTCTTCATCCGACAGCATCGCGTTGACTGAATTGATCGCCCCCGACACGCCGTCGCCCGTCGCTTCGCCGTTGCGCGACGGGGCCGCGTCGGCGAGTTGCAACGAAAGCTCGGCCCTCAACGCGGCGAGCTGGATCGCCGGGTCACGCGTCTCCCGGGCAGACGCGGCCAGGACCTGCGACACCGCAGGGGTAGCCGGTTCGACCTGAGCCAGGGCGTACACCGTGCGGTTGCGGGCCAGGGTGTCGGGGCTCTGCAGCATCTTCTCCAGCAGCTTCGACACCACGTCGTCGGGCGCCGCCTTGCCGGGGAACTCGGATTGAGCGACCGCGGTGGCCAATAGACGCTGAGTCCACGGGTGCGGGTCGCCCGCCATCGCGGCGAGCTGCCGGATCTGGGTGAGTTCTTCGGTGGAGTAATCGCCTTCGCCCGAGGCGTTGCGAC
Protein-coding regions in this window:
- a CDS encoding HEAT repeat domain-containing protein, coding for MTRLLGLCVGLLGLTAAQAQDEQPAGPQALVQMELLLGSDRVMSESVSGTVWDVNPTAGRRLVQLPMRILPGEAGAGEMVLEEPALSFQGGRFLFWEIPDDQSTGSRGRTSEPVGPTDEELLDLEYLLTRGSDVDDRRGLDAGGDEGSGQSEVPEIAPRLARELFISQAGGVTRVAWEVARGFPGGVVKNGGEDQPYSLLLDRAQLEELEPERPERLTRNADESSREFTYRKRLADAEYRELAGTYRDLQKMVRALPDRFEQDLPETVWAVFEVNALASGWTLRGHESGPWTMDFDDWELLTTLASGRGGGRNASGEGDYSTEELTQIRQLAAMAGDPHPWTQRLLATAVAQSEFPGKAAPDDVVSKLLEKMLQSPDTLARNRTVYALAQVEPATPAVSQVLAASARETRDPAIQLAALRAELSLQLADAAPSRNGEATGDGVSGAINSVNAMLSDEDGADAGLVVEQFLVTIPDDEQTVTAVISGVRFDNLPKPRFDAAVAAVLRSAGEQPEVVGGWVNLQLLGSNDPSVVSRTLDLLARADEPAPILTPLARGLSGMVFRESESAEDAPLDLMITSGIPLDSANHSLFRLLNSGDPLLRKKGWLVLRHFELTDRPTSGSRRSNPATEADDSDPLAMIVDAGLSDPRSTPSSLVSFLARQSDAARADGSLLRVVVEGDQPASRHAARVLRGSERSFDTALREMEPDARETFANRVYEALGDGPEPVTGLMRDEAGGGRGGVIGWFAQELAAGELPDPSAWGEAAGGERNLMQAAVATDEQLAAGAFAALTAMAGGDRELQYKMFERFKDDRKTKTSDSMVEAWVDARKDIYTQRLRSAAGDYRLVMIVTGLAPAEGGVGRASDPILGSDPSVAQARAEGAAVVETSERTTLGVTRLIADGRAIRFSSGTPELGVPEDQLAIRITTPSQLKAFEVQQIKDLPLEESDEPLDLFPQDQGVWRGTMILRDGRDFELVMEPWGGADKSGTDDKKKSPTSGGSDLKNNPFN